One window of the Branchiostoma lanceolatum isolate klBraLanc5 chromosome 3, klBraLanc5.hap2, whole genome shotgun sequence genome contains the following:
- the LOC136430167 gene encoding prostaglandin reductase 1-like gives MVKSKRFIFARQFDGAPKESDFQLVEEETPELKDGEILVESLFNSVDPYMRAYTRQLPTGVTMIGEGCGRVIESKSSDFPVGTVIMGRYGWCTHTVLDTKSKDPMNVIRKAPADYPKDLPQSLLLGAVGMPGMTALLGLTKLCEPKEGETVFVNGAAGAVGSIVGQVAKIKGCRAVGSAGSDAKVAWLKELGFDAAFNYKTVSSLDAALKEAAPNGIDCYFDNVGADFSSTVLNHMNLFGRMAICGSISTYNDKEPAKGPYPFMTILSKQMTVTGFIVTRWMNEWPKGMTQMVQWIKAGKIKYREHVTEGFENMPKAFIGMLVGENTGKAVVKL, from the exons ATGGTGAAGTCCAAAAGATTTATCTTTGCGCGACAATTTGACGGTGCGCCGAAGGAGTCTGACTTTCAGCTGGTGGAAGAGGAGACGCCAGAGCTGAAGGATGGCG AAATTCTTGTTGAGTCACTCTTCAACAGCGTCGACCCGTACATGAG gGCTTATACTAGGCAGCTGCCCACGGGTGTAACCATGATCGGGGAAGGATGCGGTCG AGTGATTGAATCCAAGAGCTCCGATTTCCCAGTGGGCACTGTCATCATGGGCCGTTATGGCTGGTGCACCCACACCGTGCTGGACACCAAGAGTAAGGACCCAATGAATGTCATCCGGAAGGCCCCGGCAGACTACCCGAAGGACCTGCCGCAGTCTCTCCTACTGGGAGCCGTCGGGATGCCTGG GATGACTGCCTTGTTGGGTTTGACGAAGTTGTGTGAACCCAAGGAGGGGGAGACGGTCTTTGTCAACGGGGCCGCGGGTGCTGTCGGGAGCATTGTAGGCCAAGTAGCTAAGATCAAG GGCTGCAGGGCGGTTGGCTCTGCCGGAAGTGACGCCAAGGTGGCCTGGCTGAAGGAACTCGGCTTTGATGCCGCCTTCAACTACAAAACTGTGTCTTCATTGGACGCAGCTCTGAAGGAGGCGGCACCCAATGGGATTGACTGTTACTTTGACAAT GTGGGAGCAGACTTCAGCAGCACCGTGCTGAACCACATGAACCTGTTCGGACGCATGGCCATCTGTGGCAGCATCTCAACTTACAACGACAAAGAGCCGGCCAAGG GTCCCTACCCGTTCATGACGATCCTGTCCAAGCAGATGACCGTCACTGGGTTCATCGTCACTCGCTGGATGAACGAATGGCCGAAGGGGATGACTCAAATGGTGCAGTGGATCAAAGCG GGAAAGATCAAGTACCGGGAACACGTGACCGAAGGTTTCGAAAACATGCCCAAGGCTTTCATCGGGATGCTTGTGGGAGAGAACACCGGCAAGGCGGTCGTCAAGCTCTGA
- the LOC136430170 gene encoding monocarboxylate transporter 2-like encodes MSTSNLHDPPDGGWGWMVVVGGFIVNGCAAGTFRSLGVLFLAFRQQFGASSAETAWVTSIMMCVMFLLAPFATALASTIGSRPIIMLGGVLSAAGCIIGVFASRVYHLYLALGCLTGLGCALTVSPMMAILGQYFSRRRAVANSLALLGASITSMTLPLLFQYLLDEYGLKGALLILGGVMLQVIVAGALIRPLELHRNETEASSEKFQINTDDAIMETRSAAVVRFFRKLWADMDFKLVKIRSVALYLTSLFLLAFSLIVPSMYIVPRARYLQIEDYKAASLLTICSIADVVGRLSVGAIPDTPYFTRLDQFGLSLCLLGLTNLVCPLAITYPGLIAYAVAHGLFYGAFIPTSFTCLAELVGPKRLPGAVGLYMLVQGFASLTGPPFAGWLYDRTGSYDATFLQAGVCFLLAGLIPFILRFTKRKTEEAGDKLEDDAHSVTFERETITLLFVIRETTL; translated from the exons ATGTCAACGTCTAATCTGCATGACCCCCCTGACGGTGGTTGGGGCTGGATGGTGGTGGTTGGTGGGTTCATTGTGAACGGCTGCGCGGCGGGGACGTTCCGATCTCTGGGAGTGTTGTTCCTGGCTTTCCGCCAGCAGTTTGGCGCCAGCTCCGCGGAGACGGCGTGGGTAACCTCTATCATGATGTGCGTCATGTTCCTATTAG CACCGTTTGCCACTGCCCTGGCCAGCACAATTGGGTCTCGTCCCATCATCATGCTGGGCGGGGTGCTCAGTGCAGCAGGCTGCATCATCGGTGTATTTGCAAGTCGAGTGTACCACCTATACTTGGCCTTAGGGTGTCTGACAG GTTTGGGATGCGCTCTCACGGTTAGTCCTATGATGGCGATACTTGGGCAGTATTTCTCCAGACGACGGGCAGTGGCCAATAGCCTTGCCCTGCTCGGCGCCAGCATCACGTCCATGACGCTTCCATTGTTGTTTCAGTACCTGCTGGACGAATATGGTCTGAAAGGTGCCTTGCTCATTCTAGGAGGCGTTATGCTGCAGGTGATCGTTGCTGGAGCGTTGATTAGGCCACTGGAACTTCACAGGAATGAAACTGAAGCGAGCTCGGAGAAGTTTCAAATCAACACCGATGACGCCATAATGGAAACGAGATCTGCGGCTGTTGTCCGATTTTTCAGGAAACTATGGGCAGACATGGACTTCAAACTAGTGAAGATTAGATCTGTGGCCTTATACTTGACGTCGCTGTTTCTACTGGCTTTTAGCCTCATCGTCCCGTCCATGTACATTGTTCCTCGTGCAAGATATCTCCAGATTGAGGACTACAAGGCAGCCTCTCTGCTCACGATATGCTCTATCGCAGACGTGGTAGGTCGACTGTCAGTAGGAGCCATCCCAGATACTCCATATTTTACCCGACTGGACCAGTTTGGACTAAGCCTATGCTTGCTGGGACTTACCAATCTTGTCTGTCCGCTGGCCATAACGTACCCTGGACTGATAGCTTACGCCGTAGCACACGGACTCTTCTATGGTGCTTTCATCCCCACTTCATTTACCTGTCTGGCTGAACTGGTCGGGCCCAAACGTCTGCCGGGCGCCGTCGGTCTCTACATGTTGGTGCAAGGTTTCGCCTCGTTAACCGGGCCACCTTTCGCAG GTTGGCTGTACGACCGAACAGGCAGTTATGACGCCACGTTCCTACAAGCAGGTGTCTGTTTCCTGCTAGCTGGACTCATACCCTTTATTCTGCGCTTCACGAAAAGGAAAACGGAAGAAGCTGGGGACAAGTTGGAAGACGATGCGCACTCTGTGACATTTGAGAGAGAAACCATCACCTTATTGTTCGTTATACGTGAAACTACTCTATGA
- the LOC136430171 gene encoding prostaglandin reductase 1-like isoform X2: MASCRGQRSTVGPECVSRLFKSVVNMVKSKRFVVARHFDGLPKESDFQLVEEETPDLKDGEILVASIFSSVDPYMRTLSRRLSEGVTMVGECCARVAESKSSDFPVGTVIVHQYGWRTHAVLDTENQDPPRKAPADYPKDLPLSLLLGAVGIPGLTAYFGLLKCLEAKEGETVFVNAAAGATGSIVGQIARIKGCKAVGSAGSDAKVAWLKELGFDAAFNYKTVSSLDAALKEAAPNGIDCYFDNVGGDFTTTVLNHMNLYGRVAIVGGISTYNDKDPSSKGAFPYKAIQGKQLTLIGFVVSRWLDQWPQGKAQMMQWIKEVCDHVSPLHYITNFFTEY, translated from the exons ATGGCAAGTTGTCGGGGGCAAAGGTCAACGGTCGGTCCTGAATGTGTGTCAAGGCTTTTCAAATCTGTGGTAAATATGGTGAAGTCCAAAAGATTTGTGGTCGCGCGCCACTTTGACGGGCTGCCGAAGGAGTCGGACTTTCAACTGGTTGAAGAAGAGACCCCAGACCTGAAGGATGGCG AAATCCTCGTGGCGTCAATCTTTAGCAGCGTCGATCCGTACATGCG GACCCTCAGTCGACGCTTGTCTGAAGGTGTGACCATGGTTGGGGAGTGCTGTGCTCG CGTGGCCGAGTCGAAGAGCTCAGACTTCCCAGTGGGCACCGTCATTGTTCACCAGTATGGCTGGCGCACCCACGCTGTGCTGGATACCGAGAATCAGGACCCCCCGCGGAAGGCCCCGGCAGACTACCCGAAGGACCTGCCACTGTCTCTCCTACTGGGAGCCGTCGGCATACCTGG CTTGACTGCCTACTTTGGCTTGCTGAAGTGTTTGGAAGCCAAGGAAGGGGAAACGGTCTTTGTCAACGCAGCCGCAGGCGCTACAGGGAGTATTGTAGGACAAATAGCTAGGATCAAG GGCTGCAAGGCGGTTGGCTCTGCCGGAAGTGACGCCAAGGTGGCCTGGCTGAAGGAACTCGGCTTTGATGCTGCCTTCAACTACAAAACTGTGTCTTCATTGGACGCAGCTCTGAAGGAGGCGGCACCCAATGGGATTGACTGTTACTTTGACAAT GTGGGAGGAGATTTTACCACAACCGTGCTGAACCACATGAACCTGTACGGACGTGTGGCCATCGTTGGTGGCATCTCAACTTACAATGATAAGGACCCCTCCAGCAAGg GAGCCTTTCCATATAAGGCAATCCAAGGTAAGCAGCTGACTTTGATTGGATTTGTCGTTAGTCGCTGGCTGGACCAATGGCCGCAGGGGAAGGCACAAATGATGCAATGGATCAAAGAGGTATGTGATCATGTCTCACCATTACATTACATCACAAATTTCTTCactgaatactag
- the LOC136430171 gene encoding prostaglandin reductase 1-like isoform X1, translating into MVKSKRFVVARHFDGLPKESDFQLVEEETPDLKDGEILVASIFSSVDPYMRTLSRRLSEGVTMVGECCARVAESKSSDFPVGTVIVHQYGWRTHAVLDTENQDPPRKAPADYPKDLPLSLLLGAVGIPGLTAYFGLLKCLEAKEGETVFVNAAAGATGSIVGQIARIKGCKAVGSAGSDAKVAWLKELGFDAAFNYKTVSSLDAALKEAAPNGIDCYFDNVGGDFTTTVLNHMNLYGRVAIVGGISTYNDKDPSSKGAFPYKAIQGKQLTLIGFVVSRWLDQWPQGKAQMMQWIKEGKIKYREHVTEGFENMPKAFIGMLVGENIGKAIVKL; encoded by the exons ATGGTGAAGTCCAAAAGATTTGTGGTCGCGCGCCACTTTGACGGGCTGCCGAAGGAGTCGGACTTTCAACTGGTTGAAGAAGAGACCCCAGACCTGAAGGATGGCG AAATCCTCGTGGCGTCAATCTTTAGCAGCGTCGATCCGTACATGCG GACCCTCAGTCGACGCTTGTCTGAAGGTGTGACCATGGTTGGGGAGTGCTGTGCTCG CGTGGCCGAGTCGAAGAGCTCAGACTTCCCAGTGGGCACCGTCATTGTTCACCAGTATGGCTGGCGCACCCACGCTGTGCTGGATACCGAGAATCAGGACCCCCCGCGGAAGGCCCCGGCAGACTACCCGAAGGACCTGCCACTGTCTCTCCTACTGGGAGCCGTCGGCATACCTGG CTTGACTGCCTACTTTGGCTTGCTGAAGTGTTTGGAAGCCAAGGAAGGGGAAACGGTCTTTGTCAACGCAGCCGCAGGCGCTACAGGGAGTATTGTAGGACAAATAGCTAGGATCAAG GGCTGCAAGGCGGTTGGCTCTGCCGGAAGTGACGCCAAGGTGGCCTGGCTGAAGGAACTCGGCTTTGATGCTGCCTTCAACTACAAAACTGTGTCTTCATTGGACGCAGCTCTGAAGGAGGCGGCACCCAATGGGATTGACTGTTACTTTGACAAT GTGGGAGGAGATTTTACCACAACCGTGCTGAACCACATGAACCTGTACGGACGTGTGGCCATCGTTGGTGGCATCTCAACTTACAATGATAAGGACCCCTCCAGCAAGg GAGCCTTTCCATATAAGGCAATCCAAGGTAAGCAGCTGACTTTGATTGGATTTGTCGTTAGTCGCTGGCTGGACCAATGGCCGCAGGGGAAGGCACAAATGATGCAATGGATCAAAGAG GGAAAGATCAAGTACAGGGAACACGTGACCGAAGGTTTTGAAAACATGCCCAAAGCTTTCATCGGGATGCTTGTGGGAGAGAACATCGGCAAGGCTATCGTCAAGCTCTGA
- the LOC136430172 gene encoding uncharacterized protein isoform X4, with the protein MRCFFLLSVLLQGAFALLGTGSIDPLIGPDCYTVCTQSIPGTCYNPCIGTWTTGSELLPDLLHPITKETKDGNTVECDLVCAEKMAAAARALFPNVNPDLGCAGQVVCTMSIPGTCYDPCTGQTWTTGQSLMEDLIGQLNPVAP; encoded by the exons ATGcggtgtttctttcttctttcggTACTTCTGCAAG GTGCGTTTGCCCTTCTCGGTACCGGTTCCATCGACCCGCTGATAGGGCCGGACTGTTACACGGTATGCACGCAGAGTATCCCGGGAACCTGCTACAACCCCTGCAttgg GACTTGGACAACTGGATCTGAGCTTCTCCCTGACCTCCTGCACCCTATCACCAAGGAAACCAAGGACGGCAACACTGTCGAATGTGACCTTGTGTGTGCGGAGAAGATGGCGGCTGCGGCCAGGGCTCTCTTTCCCAACGTCAACCCCGACCTGGGCTGTGCTGGCCAAGTGGTCTGCACCATGAGTATTCCTGGGACCTGCTACGATCCTTGTACTGGACA AACATGGACCACAGGTCAGTCCCTGATGGAAGACCTGATTGGCCAGCTCAATCCTGTCGCCCCATAA
- the LOC136430172 gene encoding uncharacterized protein isoform X1 — protein sequence MRCFFLLSVLLQGAFALLGTGSIDPLIGPDCYTVCTQSIPGTCYNPCIGTWTTGSDLLPDLLHPITKDGNTVECGIICAFPGICWDSCDHLLPTNDPFHADGSRSNSQFRRKTVSAEKMAAAARALFPNVNPDLGCAGQVVCTMSIPGTCYDPCTGQTWTTGQSLMEDLIGQLNPVAP from the exons ATGcggtgtttctttcttctttcggTACTTCTGCAAG GTGCGTTTGCCCTTCTCGGTACCGGTTCCATCGACCCGCTGATAGGGCCGGACTGTTACACGGTATGCACGCAGAGTATCCCGGGAACCTGCTACAACCCCTGCAttgg GACTTGGACAACTGGATCTGATCTTCTCCCTGACCTCCTGCACCCTATCACCAAGGACGGCAACACTGTGGAGTGCGGCATCATATGTGCCTTTCCAGGGATCTGCTGGGATTCGTGCGACCACCTCCTCCC AACAAATGACCCATTCCATGCTGACGGATCGCGATCGAACAGTCAGTTCCGTCGGAAGACCGTCAGCGCGGAGAAGATGGCGGCAGCTGCCAGGGCTCTCTTTCCCAACGTCAACCCCGACCTGGGCTGTGCTGGCCAAGTGGTCTGCACCATGAGTATTCCTGGGACCTGCTACGATCCTTGCACTGGGCA AACATGGACCACAGGTCAGTCCCTGATGGAAGACCTGATTGGCCAGCTCAATCCTGTCGCCCCATAA
- the LOC136430172 gene encoding uncharacterized protein isoform X3 yields MPGKVTKMWRFFLLSVLLQGTLALLGTGSIDPLIGPDCYTVCTQSIPGTCYNPCIGTWTTGSELLPDLLHPITKETKDGNTVECDLVCAEKMAAAARALFPNVNPDLGCAGQVVCTMSIPGTCYDPCTGQTWTTGQSLMEDLIGQLNPVAP; encoded by the exons ATGCCAGGAAAAGTAACCAAGATGTGGCGTTTCTTTCTTCTCTCGGTACTTCTGCAAG GTACTCTTGCCCTTCTCGGTACCGGTTCCATCGACCCGCTGATAGGGCCGGACTGTTACACGGTATGCACGCAGAGCATCCCCGGAACCTGCTACAACCCCTGCAttgg GACTTGGACAACTGGATCTGAGCTTCTCCCTGACCTCCTGCACCCTATCACCAAGGAAACCAAGGACGGCAACACTGTCGAATGTGACCTTGTGTGTGCGGAGAAGATGGCGGCTGCGGCCAGGGCTCTCTTTCCCAACGTCAACCCCGACCTGGGCTGTGCTGGCCAAGTGGTCTGCACCATGAGTATTCCTGGGACCTGCTACGATCCTTGTACTGGACA AACATGGACCACAGGTCAGTCCCTGATGGAAGACCTGATTGGCCAGCTCAATCCTGTCGCCCCATAA
- the LOC136430172 gene encoding uncharacterized protein isoform X2, translated as MDNNILTTVLRKGAFALLGTGSIDPLIGPDCYTVCTQSIPGTCYNPCIGTWTTGSDLLPDLLHPITKDGNTVECGIICAFPGICWDSCDHLLPTNDPFHADGSRSNSQFRRKTVSAEKMAAAARALFPNVNPDLGCAGQVVCTMSIPGTCYDPCTGQTWTTGQSLMEDLIGQLNPVAP; from the exons ATGGATAACAATATACTGACAACAGTTCTGCGCAAAG GTGCGTTTGCCCTTCTCGGTACCGGTTCCATCGACCCGCTGATAGGGCCGGACTGTTACACGGTATGCACGCAGAGTATCCCGGGAACCTGCTACAACCCCTGCAttgg GACTTGGACAACTGGATCTGATCTTCTCCCTGACCTCCTGCACCCTATCACCAAGGACGGCAACACTGTGGAGTGCGGCATCATATGTGCCTTTCCAGGGATCTGCTGGGATTCGTGCGACCACCTCCTCCC AACAAATGACCCATTCCATGCTGACGGATCGCGATCGAACAGTCAGTTCCGTCGGAAGACCGTCAGCGCGGAGAAGATGGCGGCAGCTGCCAGGGCTCTCTTTCCCAACGTCAACCCCGACCTGGGCTGTGCTGGCCAAGTGGTCTGCACCATGAGTATTCCTGGGACCTGCTACGATCCTTGCACTGGGCA AACATGGACCACAGGTCAGTCCCTGATGGAAGACCTGATTGGCCAGCTCAATCCTGTCGCCCCATAA
- the LOC136430174 gene encoding organic cation transporter protein-like, with product MDYETILKDYLGEFGRFQKITAFCMAVIAAPMGFHSLAMAFLAAVPEHHCRLPGVNLPDEHPSAWAAHLSGMNGSVPLEFDASGEWGYSRCQQFNFDGLNVTTENRTLQHCTDGWVYDHSHYGTSIVTEFDLVCDRAWLRETAHAIFMLGFSFGGMVSGVLSDRFGRRPTLLWCILLQLIFGVASAFSHNYVAFVVMRFFLGVLNVGIYFSAFVLGTEILDQSRRTMFGLSMALFLVLGYIGLGVAAYLIREWWKLQLAISAPFAVFLSYWWLAPESPRWLMASGKVEETRKTIKRAARMNGVVIPDKVYDLIKGNITSDKDTESAEMIERRFYSILDLVRTPTMRKNTIITAFTWFAINAIYFGLSLGAPELPGDPYLNFILGSCTEILAILLAWSTMDRWGRKPPVIASLILAGVSCGATAAVPKDLWKVSTGLAIVGRFGVSVTYAILPVYSAEVFPTVVRNMGIGTVSMLARAGGILAPFVALLGEYWAPLPLLTFGILSFLDGVAILALPETLGVPLPNTLEDAENFKSTKDKRTETLLTGKSEEKPTLSLAKIVERVTTL from the exons ATGGATTACGAAACAATTCTTAAGGATTATTTGGGTGAATTTGGCCGTTTCCAGAAAATAACGGCCTTTTGTATGGCAGTGATTGCGGCTCCTATGGGGTTCCACTCGCTGGCGATGGCGTTCCTCGCAGCCGTGCCCGAACACCACTGTCGGCTGCCCGGCGTGAACCTTCCCGATGAACATCCATCTGCCTGGGCGGCGCATCTGAGCGGTATGAACGGCAGCGTTCCGTTGGAATTTGACGCTAGTGGAGAATGGGGGTATAGTAGATGtcaacagttcaactttgatggTTTGAACGTGACTACGGAGAACAGAACCCTCCAACACTGTACAGACGGCTGGGTGTACGATCACAGTCATTACGGAACAAGCATCGTCACAGAA TTTGATCTAGTCTGTGACCGGGCATGGCTGAGGGAGACTGCTCATGCCATCTTCATGCTGGGCTTCAGTTTTGGCGGGATGGTCTCAGGTGTTCTCTCAGACAG GTTCGGGCGCCGTCCGACCCTCTTGTGGTGCATTCTCCTCCAGCTCATCTTTGGAGTGGCCTCAGCTTTCTCTCACAACTACGTCGCCTTCGTCGTCATGAGATTCTTCCTGGGAGTCTTGAACGTCGGGATCTACTTTTCTGCCTTTGTGTTAG GTACAGAGATTCTGGACCAATCAAGGCGCACGATGTTCGGCCTGTCCATGGCGCTTTTCCTGGTACTGGGGTACATCGGCCTGGGCGTCGCGGCCTACCTCATCAGGGAGTGGTGGAAGCTGCAGCTGGCGATTTCTGCTCCCTTTGCAGTTTTCCTCAGTTACTGGTG GTTAGCTCCAGAGTCGCCCCGGTGGCTGATGGCGAGCGGGAAGGTTGAAGAAACGAGGAAGACGATCAAACGTGCTGCCAGAATGAACGGAGTTGTTATCCCAGACAAAGTGTATGACCTCATCAAGGGAAACATCACCTCTGACAAG GATACCGAATCCGCCGAGATGATCGAACGACGGTTCTACAGCATTCTGGACCTTGTGCGCACGCCTACTATGAGGAAAAACACCATCATAACGGCGTTTACCTG GTTCGCTATCAATGCTATATACTTCGGCCTGTCCCTCGGCGCACCTGAGCTTCCTGGTGACCCCTACTTGAACTTCATCCTCGGCTCGTGCACGGAAATACTCGCCATCCTGCTGGCCTGGTCCACTATGGACAGGTGGGGGAGGAAACCACCTGTTATAGCATCCCTCATTCTGGCAGGTGTAAGCTGTGGAGCAACAGCGGCTGTACCGAAAG ATTTGTGGAAAGTCTCCACCGGCCTTGCCATCGTTGGTAGGTTTGGGGTGAGCGTGACGTACGCTATCCTCCCGGTGTACTCAGCAGAAGTCTTCCCCACCGTTGTGAG GAACATGGGAATCGGCACAGTCTCCATGCTGGCTCGAGCTGGTGGGATCCTCGCCCCGTTCGTGGCTCTGTTGGGGGAGTActgggcccccctccccctcctcaccTTCGGCATCCTGAGCTTCCTGGACGGAGTCGCCATCTTGGCTCTGCCCGAGACACTGGGCGTCCCGTTACCTAACACACTGGAGGATGCTGAGAACTTCAAAAG CACGAAGGACAAACGGACCGAGACGCTGCTGACGGGAAAATCGGAAGAAAAACCAACACTATCACTGGCTAAGATTGTTGAGAGAGTTACTACACTTTAG